One genomic segment of Pongo abelii isolate AG06213 chromosome 13, NHGRI_mPonAbe1-v2.0_pri, whole genome shotgun sequence includes these proteins:
- the LOC100452240 gene encoding LOW QUALITY PROTEIN: eukaryotic translation initiation factor 3 subunit J-like (The sequence of the model RefSeq protein was modified relative to this genomic sequence to represent the inferred CDS: substituted 2 bases at 2 genomic stop codons), with product MKEVGDRCKGKEXDEDEDVXDNWDDGDDRKKKKEEAEVNILEKKKLTEKIKEKERQQKKGQEEIKKGLEEPEELQVLTLEEQLADKPQLEKSQDESDMELAKATSGVKTTVYGTDAINPSSRDDLTEFGKLLKDKITQNKKSLYYASFLEVLVGDVCMSLETDDLKKVLNTLCFEVKNRSKQSQAKKNKGMVPGGRLKATMTNDLVNYGGDDAGYAQDYENVM from the coding sequence ATGAAGGAGGTAGGGGACCGCTGCAAAGGCAAGGAATAGGACGAGGATGAGGACGTCTAGGATAACtgggatgatggtgatgacaggaaaaagaaaaaagaggaagcagaagtaaacattttagaaaagaaaaaattaacagagaagataaaagagaaagaacGGCAACAGAAGAAAggacaggaagaaattaaaaaggggTTAGAAGAACCTGAAGAACTCCAAGTGCTAACACTAGAGGAACAATTAGCAGATAAACCGCAGCTGGAGAAATCACAGGATGAGTCAGACATGGAATTAGCAAAGGCAACTTCTGGTGTTAAGACTACTGTATATGGAACGGATGCTATAAACCCATCTTCAAGGGATGACCTTACAGAGTTTGGAAAGTtactaaaagataaaattacacaaaataaaaagtcaCTATATTATGCCAGTTTTTTGGAAGTCTTAGTTGGAGATGTGTGTATGTCATTGGAAACTGATGACTTGAAAAAGGTTCTCAATACATTGTGCTTTGAAGTGAAAAACAGAAGTAAGCAAAGCCaagccaaaaagaacaaaggtatgGTTCCTGGAGGGAGATTAAAAGCCACCATGACAAATGATCTGGTAAATTATGGTGGTGATGATGCAGGGTATGCACAAGACTATGAAAACGTCATGTGA